One Lepidochelys kempii isolate rLepKem1 chromosome 12, rLepKem1.hap2, whole genome shotgun sequence genomic region harbors:
- the TMEM30B gene encoding cell cycle control protein 50B: MAAASPCAEPAGRNKPDNTAFTQQRLPAWQPLLSAGTALPLFFCVGLACLALGLGLHFSSGTIRELELDYTGAPGSGHSCSRCANASRAAGAGAGACTCSLRFELPERFPGPVCLYYQLSNYYQNHRRYSVSRDNRQLSGDAAGLRSPATECSPFRTDPRGLPIAPCGAIANSRFNDTFALYHLANGTFHRVPLDNRGISWWTDSNIKFSNPALLNGTLEATFKGTAKPPNWPQAAYLLDSNPNNTGFINEDFIVWMRIAALPTFRKLYRRVREGNFSSGLPQGTYCLNITYNYPVLSFQGTKKVIFSTVSWMGGKNPFLGIVYLVFGSACILTGFVMLAVHIKFQQQNQMDVE; the protein is encoded by the coding sequence ATGGCCGCCGCCTCGCCCTGCGCGGAGCCGGCCGGCCGCAACAAGCCGGACAACACGGCCTTCACGCAGCAGCGCCTGCCGGCCTGGCAGCCGCTGCTGTCGGCGGGCACCGCGCTGCCGCTCTTCTTCTGCGTGGGCCTGGCCTGCCtggcgctggggctggggctgcacttCTCCTCGGGCACCATCCGCGAGCTGGAGCTCGACTACACCGGGGCGCCGGGCAGCGGCCACAGCTGCTCCCGCTGCGCCAACGCCAGCCgggcggccggggccggggccggggcctgcACCTGCTCGCTGCGCTTCGAGCTGCCCGAGCGCTTCCCGGGGCCCGTGTGCCTCTACTACCAGCTCTCCAACTACTACCAGAACCACCGGCGCTACAGCGTCTCCCGCGACAACCGGCAGCTCAGCGGGGACGCCGCGGGGCTCCGGAGCCCCGCCACGGAGTGCAGCCCCTTCCGAACGGACCCCCGGGGCCTCCCCATCGCCCCCTGCGGGGCCATCGCCAACAGCCGCTTCAACGACACCTTCGCCCTCTACCACCTGGCCAACGGCACCTTCCACCGCGTGCCCCTGGACAACCGAGGCATCTCCTGGTGGACCGACTCCAACATCAAGTTCAGCAACCCCGCCCTCCTCAATGGCACCTTGGAGGCCACCTTCAAGGGCACAGCCAAGCCCCCCAACTGGCCCCAAGCTGCCTACCTGCTGGACTCCAACCCCAACAACACCGGCTTCATCAACGAggacttcatcgtgtggatgCGCATCGCTGCCCTGCCTACCTTCCGCAAGCTCTACCGCCGCGTGCGTGAGGGCAACTTCTCCTCTGGCCTGCCCCAGGGCACCTACTGCCTCAACATCACCTACAACTACCCTGTCCTCTCCTTCCAGGGCACCAAGAAGGTCATCTTCAGCACTGTTTCCTGGATGGGGGGCAAGAACCCCTTCCTGGGCATTGTCTACCTGGTCTTTGGCTCCGCCTGCATCCTCACTGGCTTTGTCATGCTGGCTGTGCATATCAAGTTCCAGCAACAAAACCAGATGGATGTGGAATAG